One genomic segment of Myxococcales bacterium includes these proteins:
- a CDS encoding RidA family protein: MLDKRIVSPPNFARPRGYSNGIVAEGKMVHVSGQIAWDENAHIVSPDFTTQFLKALDNVIAVVREAGGGVENIVKLLIFVTDLEQYRAATAGIGEGWRTRFGKYYPAMSLVKVAGLLEPGAFVEIEAVAMLKGGS; this comes from the coding sequence ATGCTCGACAAGCGCATCGTAAGCCCTCCGAATTTTGCGCGTCCGCGCGGCTACTCCAACGGCATCGTGGCCGAAGGAAAGATGGTCCACGTCTCGGGGCAAATCGCCTGGGACGAAAACGCGCACATCGTGTCACCAGACTTCACGACGCAGTTCCTGAAGGCCCTCGACAACGTCATTGCCGTCGTGCGCGAGGCCGGTGGCGGCGTCGAGAACATCGTCAAGTTGCTCATCTTCGTCACCGACCTCGAGCAATACCGCGCCGCCACGGCGGGCATCGGCGAAGGCTGGCGGACGCGCTTCGGCAAGTACTACCCGGCCATGAGCTTGGTCAAAGTCGCCGGCCTCCTCGAGCCCGGCGCCTTCGTGGAGATCGAGGCCGTGGCCATGCTCAAGGGCGGTTCGTGA
- a CDS encoding ABC transporter permease: protein MKFGVPAIRLSLASIARHKSRSLLTVLGILIGVAAVVMVTALSQAASSKVGGQIDSFAANALFVSPRPIQQRGVRRGGRLTDGDAKAIAREASSVVAAAPFLQTFSHIVRGEKNAATTIVGTTLPYFEVRKFEVERGQLWTESDELLKTKVCLVGSVVVRRLFAPTEDPVGQIIRIGRAPYRIIGVMKERGTSLFGEDQDDRVVMPIGSYRARVSVTWQGRADMIMASARSEEVTDRAIAQVAAILRQRHRLPDGADDDFKVGSQAELRRAERGISGALSALLLGVAAVSLIVGGVGVMNIMLVSVSERTREIGIRMSIGARRDDILSQFLVEAVVLSLGGGVLGLLLGTACALGLGFALDWPVVPTLTSMLVALGTSAAIGITFGFLPARRASTLDPIEALRTE, encoded by the coding sequence ATGAAGTTCGGCGTCCCCGCCATCCGGTTGTCGCTCGCGTCCATCGCGCGGCACAAGTCTCGCTCGCTCTTGACGGTGCTCGGCATTCTCATCGGCGTCGCCGCCGTCGTCATGGTGACGGCGCTCTCGCAGGCGGCGTCGTCGAAGGTCGGCGGACAGATCGATAGCTTCGCCGCCAACGCGCTCTTCGTCTCGCCGCGGCCGATCCAGCAGCGCGGCGTTCGGCGCGGCGGTCGCCTCACCGACGGCGACGCCAAGGCCATCGCCCGCGAGGCCAGCAGCGTCGTCGCCGCGGCGCCGTTCCTCCAGACCTTCTCGCACATCGTTCGCGGCGAGAAGAACGCCGCCACGACCATCGTCGGCACGACGCTCCCGTATTTTGAGGTGCGAAAGTTCGAGGTCGAGCGCGGTCAGCTGTGGACCGAATCCGACGAGCTGCTCAAGACCAAGGTGTGCCTCGTCGGCTCCGTGGTCGTGCGGCGCCTCTTCGCGCCCACGGAAGATCCCGTCGGCCAGATCATCCGCATCGGGCGCGCACCGTACCGAATCATTGGTGTCATGAAGGAGCGCGGGACGTCGCTCTTCGGCGAAGACCAAGACGATCGCGTGGTCATGCCCATCGGCAGCTACCGCGCGCGAGTCTCGGTGACCTGGCAGGGCCGCGCTGACATGATCATGGCGAGCGCGCGCAGCGAAGAGGTGACCGATCGCGCCATCGCGCAGGTCGCGGCCATCTTGCGCCAGCGGCATCGGCTGCCGGACGGCGCCGACGACGACTTCAAGGTGGGCTCACAGGCGGAACTTCGCCGAGCCGAGCGCGGCATCTCGGGGGCGCTCTCCGCGCTCCTCCTCGGCGTCGCCGCCGTGAGCCTCATCGTCGGCGGCGTTGGCGTCATGAACATCATGCTCGTCAGCGTCTCGGAGCGCACCCGCGAGATCGGCATCCGCATGTCCATCGGCGCGCGCCGCGACGACATCCTCTCGCAGTTCCTTGTGGAGGCTGTGGTGCTGAGCCTCGGGGGCGGCGTCTTGGGGCTCCTGCTCGGAACGGCCTGTGCGCTGGGCCTCGGCTTCGCCCTCGACTGGCCCGTCGTGCCGACGCTCACGTCGATGCTCGTGGCCCTCGGCACCAGCGCCGCCATCGGCATCACCTTCGGGTTCTTGCCGGCGCGCCGCGCCTCCACGCTCGATCCCATCGAAGCTCTGAGGACCGAGTGA
- a CDS encoding efflux RND transporter periplasmic adaptor subunit, with protein METSQAALPDGSTKREEELRAALAREEGGRRWLRRGVLLGAVALLVGAAVVVRARNKPPAASKYMTQALTTGEVVEKVTATGTVQPLLQVSVGAQANGRVTKVLVDFNSPVKAGEVLAEIDSTLSTTQVAQGEANLAAQRAQLASARASAENARVALDRVEKLFAQNLASKAEVDTLRGQGNVALAAVQAQQASIGAIEAQLRASRTNVTYTRILSPVDGVVVSRTIDPGATVVASFQAPTLFLIAQDLRKMRVLADVDEADVGKLKEGMTTDAVVDAFPGDVFRGVVKQVRFSPNNVQGVITYPAVVEIDNPDEKLRPGMTATITIRTKEVKDKQRIVNAALRYKPTPPDGPNGKPLPAPPDAPLAKGEGRVHVLVGAPPDEKAEPRVVKIGVSDGIQTELLGGLSPDDKLVTDEVASPKKKGPF; from the coding sequence ATGGAAACGTCACAGGCGGCACTGCCCGACGGCTCGACCAAGAGAGAAGAAGAGCTTCGCGCGGCGCTGGCGCGCGAGGAGGGGGGCAGGCGGTGGCTCCGGCGCGGCGTCCTTTTGGGCGCCGTGGCGCTGCTCGTGGGCGCGGCCGTCGTCGTGCGCGCTCGGAACAAGCCGCCGGCCGCGTCCAAGTACATGACGCAGGCCCTCACCACCGGCGAGGTCGTCGAGAAGGTGACGGCGACCGGCACCGTGCAGCCGCTGCTGCAGGTGAGCGTCGGGGCGCAGGCCAACGGCCGCGTCACCAAGGTCCTCGTCGACTTCAACTCGCCGGTGAAGGCCGGCGAGGTGCTCGCCGAGATCGACTCGACGCTTTCGACGACGCAGGTGGCGCAAGGGGAGGCGAACCTCGCAGCCCAACGAGCTCAGCTCGCCAGCGCGCGCGCCTCCGCCGAAAACGCGCGCGTCGCGCTCGATCGCGTCGAGAAGCTGTTCGCGCAAAACCTCGCCAGCAAGGCCGAGGTCGACACGCTCCGCGGTCAAGGCAACGTGGCCCTGGCGGCCGTCCAGGCGCAACAAGCGTCCATCGGCGCCATCGAGGCGCAGCTGCGCGCCTCGCGCACAAACGTGACGTATACACGCATCCTCTCGCCGGTCGACGGCGTCGTCGTGTCGCGCACCATCGATCCCGGCGCGACCGTCGTCGCGAGCTTCCAGGCGCCGACGCTCTTTCTCATCGCGCAGGACCTTCGAAAGATGCGCGTCTTGGCTGACGTCGACGAGGCCGACGTCGGCAAACTCAAAGAGGGCATGACCACGGATGCGGTCGTGGACGCCTTCCCCGGCGACGTCTTCCGCGGCGTCGTGAAGCAGGTGCGCTTCAGCCCCAACAACGTGCAGGGCGTCATCACGTACCCGGCCGTCGTCGAGATCGACAACCCCGACGAGAAGCTCCGCCCCGGCATGACGGCGACCATCACGATTCGCACCAAGGAAGTGAAGGACAAGCAGCGCATCGTCAACGCCGCGCTTCGCTACAAGCCGACGCCGCCGGACGGCCCCAACGGCAAGCCGCTGCCGGCGCCGCCCGACGCGCCGCTCGCCAAGGGCGAGGGCCGCGTGCACGTCCTCGTGGGCGCGCCGCCCGACGAAAAAGCCGAGCCGCGCGTCGTCAAGATCGGCGTCTCCGACGGCATTCAGACGGAGCTCTTGGGTGGCCTCTCGCCCGACGACAAACTCGTCACCGACGAGGTCGCCTCGCCGAAGAAGAAGGGACCGTTCTGA
- a CDS encoding ABC transporter ATP-binding protein: MAAAALPRGTLVRLRGVVKDYASEAGLVHALREVDLTIERGEFVAIVGTSGSGKSTLMNILGCLDRPTRGTYELAGLDVGDRSNDGRALVRNRLIGFIFQGFNLLPRTTALENCELPLFYRGVATAERRERALLALGIVGLADRVHHTPNQLSGGQQQRVAIARALVSEPELLLADEPTGNLDTRTSFEVLSVLQRLNRERGITIVLVTHEPDIAACASRVIWVKDGIIEKDERHTPRDAAAELSAMAPADVALAGSGLLRGEAEHTTLPPRTTLVSVLTALVGAGAGLAYDKIALGEVGPVMPMVFALVAGAFFAVRHVKRAQGAPPRGEQRSQLAFRVALAWLVSFGVLGVVWGPKRVALFGKTLEVAALTGGALFAFLAGLLAFAAALLVSHMVLIRAFASLLATRSSVRRGA, from the coding sequence ATGGCGGCCGCGGCTCTGCCCCGCGGAACGCTCGTGCGCCTCCGCGGCGTCGTCAAAGACTACGCGTCGGAGGCGGGGCTCGTGCACGCGCTCCGCGAGGTCGACCTCACCATCGAGCGGGGCGAGTTCGTCGCCATCGTCGGCACCAGCGGCTCCGGCAAGTCGACGCTGATGAACATCTTGGGCTGCCTCGACCGGCCCACGCGCGGCACCTACGAGCTGGCGGGCCTCGACGTGGGCGACCGCTCGAACGACGGCCGCGCCCTCGTCCGAAACCGCCTCATCGGCTTCATCTTCCAGGGCTTCAACCTCTTGCCGCGAACGACGGCGCTCGAAAACTGCGAGCTGCCGCTCTTCTACCGCGGCGTCGCCACGGCGGAGCGGCGAGAGCGCGCGCTCCTGGCCCTCGGTATCGTGGGCCTCGCCGATCGGGTGCACCATACACCCAACCAGCTCTCGGGCGGGCAGCAGCAGCGCGTGGCCATCGCGCGGGCGCTCGTGAGCGAGCCAGAGTTGCTCTTGGCCGACGAGCCCACAGGCAACCTCGACACGCGCACGAGCTTCGAGGTCCTCTCGGTGCTTCAGCGGCTCAACCGTGAGCGCGGCATCACCATCGTCCTCGTGACCCACGAGCCCGACATCGCGGCTTGCGCGTCGCGCGTGATCTGGGTGAAAGACGGCATCATCGAGAAGGACGAGCGGCACACGCCGAGAGACGCGGCAGCGGAGCTCTCCGCCATGGCGCCGGCCGACGTCGCGCTCGCGGGCTCGGGCCTCCTTCGCGGCGAAGCTGAGCACACGACGCTCCCACCGCGAACGACGCTCGTGTCGGTCTTGACGGCGCTCGTTGGCGCCGGAGCAGGGCTCGCCTACGACAAGATCGCGCTGGGCGAGGTCGGCCCCGTCATGCCGATGGTCTTCGCGCTGGTGGCCGGCGCCTTCTTCGCCGTGCGCCACGTGAAGCGCGCGCAGGGAGCGCCGCCGCGCGGCGAGCAACGAAGCCAGCTCGCCTTTCGCGTGGCCCTCGCGTGGCTCGTCTCCTTCGGCGTCCTCGGCGTCGTGTGGGGCCCGAAGCGCGTCGCGCTCTTCGGGAAGACCCTTGAGGTCGCCGCGCTCACGGGCGGCGCGCTCTTCGCGTTCCTCGCGGGGCTCCTCGCCTTTGCTGCAGCGCTCCTCGTCTCGCACATGGTCCTGATTCGGGCCTTCGCCAGCCTCCTCGCGACGCGTAGCTCAGTCCGCCGAGGCGCATGA
- a CDS encoding ABC transporter permease: protein MSDGLRSTAMAVRLALRALQRSALRAGLTILGILIGVAAVVIVTALGTGARDVVARQIDSIGSNLIFIIPQDVAASGARGRAAVKLSEEDAKAVVRESVSLKHVSPMLQVRAQLSAGVQTHTTAVLGAKLPYFDAHSWSFERGERWTENDEATKAKVCVIGQTVRERLFGSEDPVGRVIRIGKYPYRVVGLLAGKGSSFGSDQDDSVIMPIASLRARHLRMPAGQIHWMVASAASIDTTDRAVAQVESVLRQRHRIDPDKEPDFLVRTQKQFQEIQRGVFVVLTVLLVTIAAISLVVGGIGVMNIMLVSVTERTREIGIRMAVGARAADIRRQFLVEAVVLSALGGLFGTALGWAAVFGIASALGWAMSASPVALGAALAVSGGIGVVFGFFPAHRASKLDPIVALRYE from the coding sequence ATGTCGGACGGCCTCCGCTCCACCGCCATGGCCGTGCGCCTCGCGCTTCGTGCGCTCCAGCGAAGCGCGCTCCGCGCCGGCCTCACGATCCTCGGCATCCTCATCGGCGTCGCCGCCGTCGTCATCGTGACGGCCCTCGGCACCGGGGCTCGCGACGTCGTGGCGCGGCAGATCGACTCCATCGGCTCGAACCTCATCTTCATCATTCCGCAAGACGTCGCCGCGTCGGGCGCGCGCGGCCGCGCTGCCGTGAAGCTCTCGGAGGAGGACGCGAAGGCCGTCGTGCGCGAGTCGGTGAGCCTCAAGCACGTGAGCCCGATGCTCCAAGTCCGCGCGCAGCTCTCGGCCGGCGTGCAAACGCACACGACAGCGGTCCTCGGCGCGAAGCTGCCCTATTTTGACGCGCACTCGTGGAGCTTCGAGCGCGGCGAGCGGTGGACGGAGAACGACGAAGCCACCAAGGCGAAGGTGTGCGTCATCGGTCAGACGGTGCGCGAGCGGCTCTTCGGGAGCGAAGACCCCGTTGGGCGCGTCATCCGCATCGGCAAATACCCCTACCGCGTCGTCGGTCTCTTGGCCGGCAAAGGCTCGAGCTTCGGCAGCGATCAAGACGACTCGGTGATCATGCCCATCGCCTCGCTCCGCGCGAGGCACCTTCGGATGCCCGCGGGGCAGATCCACTGGATGGTCGCTTCTGCGGCCTCCATCGACACGACGGATCGCGCCGTCGCGCAAGTCGAGTCGGTGCTCCGGCAGCGGCATCGCATCGACCCGGACAAGGAGCCGGACTTCCTTGTCCGTACGCAGAAGCAGTTTCAAGAGATTCAGCGCGGCGTCTTCGTCGTCTTGACGGTGCTCCTCGTGACCATCGCCGCCATCAGCCTCGTCGTTGGCGGCATCGGCGTCATGAACATCATGCTCGTGAGCGTCACCGAACGGACGCGCGAGATCGGCATTCGCATGGCCGTAGGCGCGCGCGCCGCCGACATTCGCCGCCAGTTTCTCGTGGAGGCCGTGGTGCTCTCGGCGCTCGGCGGCCTCTTCGGTACGGCGCTCGGCTGGGCTGCGGTGTTCGGCATCGCGTCAGCGCTCGGTTGGGCGATGTCGGCGAGCCCCGTCGCGCTGGGAGCCGCCCTCGCGGTGAGCGGCGGCATCGGCGTCGTCTTCGGCTTCTTCCCGGCGCACCGGGCCTCGAAGCTCGATCCCATCGTCGCCCTTCGTTACGAGTGA
- a CDS encoding enoyl-CoA hydratase family protein: protein MAALSPKSFRFTLEGGVGTVTLDRPERLNALTFEVYGELASFMKELNQHDEVRAVVLTGEGRGFCSGGDVEDIIGELFSRDMAGLVAFTRMTGDLIASIRRVRKPVVAAINGVAVGAGAVMALACDFRVAADTAKFGFIFPRVGLCGADMGAAYLLPRVVGLGRASELLFLGDVIGAEEALRIGLATRVVPAAECLKAATALATRLASGPAFAHAMTKQMLESEHTMPLEAAIEAEAQAQAICMAHPDFRAAYEANVGKKPLVFQGASGPFQAK from the coding sequence ATGGCGGCACTCTCGCCCAAGTCGTTTCGCTTCACGCTCGAGGGCGGCGTGGGCACCGTCACGCTCGATCGCCCTGAGCGTCTCAACGCGTTGACCTTCGAGGTCTACGGCGAGCTCGCGTCCTTCATGAAGGAGCTCAACCAGCACGACGAAGTGCGCGCCGTGGTCCTCACGGGCGAAGGGCGCGGCTTCTGCTCCGGCGGCGACGTCGAGGACATCATCGGCGAGCTCTTCTCGCGCGACATGGCGGGCCTCGTCGCTTTCACGCGCATGACCGGCGATCTCATCGCGAGCATCCGACGCGTTCGGAAGCCCGTCGTCGCCGCCATCAACGGCGTCGCCGTCGGCGCCGGCGCCGTCATGGCTCTCGCGTGCGACTTCCGCGTCGCCGCCGACACCGCGAAGTTCGGCTTCATCTTTCCGCGCGTCGGCCTGTGTGGCGCCGACATGGGCGCGGCGTACCTGCTCCCGCGCGTCGTCGGCCTCGGCCGCGCCAGCGAGCTCTTGTTCCTCGGTGACGTCATCGGCGCCGAGGAGGCCTTGCGCATCGGCCTCGCGACGCGCGTCGTCCCGGCCGCCGAGTGCCTCAAGGCGGCCACGGCGCTCGCGACCCGCCTCGCATCGGGCCCTGCCTTTGCGCACGCGATGACCAAGCAGATGCTCGAGAGCGAGCACACGATGCCCCTCGAGGCGGCCATCGAGGCCGAGGCGCAGGCCCAGGCCATCTGCATGGCGCACCCCGATTTTCGCGCTGCCTACGAGGCTAACGTCGGCAAGAAGCCGCTCGTCTTCCAAGGCGCGAGCGGACCGTTTCAAGCCAAGTGA
- a CDS encoding NADH:flavin oxidoreductase produces the protein MLFSPLTIRTATLPNRIVLPAMVTRLSGEDGRVNDDVRARYARFAKGGAGLVVVEAMAVHSAKSGPLLRISGDEFLPGLKDLAGACHDAGPGAVFPQIIHFLKISRSGWRQTVDTLSLEDLDAIVEAYGAAAARARTAGFDGVELHMAHAYTLSSFLSRMNPRRDAYGGSLENRMRLPVRVLERVRSVVGHDFPVGVRFVGDECIRGGYSTPDARVMAVRLARAGADVISLSAGGKFEDARVIEGEPLYPYTGYSGDRCMPGAAYADGTNLPIPEAVRAALRESGLETPVVAAGKIGTRALADAVLAKGQGDLVGMARALLADPDLPRKWRDNREDTVVRCVYGNVCKTLDENFRRVDCTLWPKKLGQAPESDDVEAPTWPVGAGLSCSAEKGRVLLRWQPAADNQAVYGYEVLRAEGDGILVHYASVRGVSQRFEDARVAGGVPYRYAVRPYDLAGNRGPMSATVSATVRDGDGDGQPAGDARAVDAALLDACTGDRRA, from the coding sequence ATGCTCTTTTCGCCGCTCACGATTCGAACGGCGACGTTGCCGAACCGCATCGTGCTCCCGGCCATGGTGACGCGACTCTCAGGCGAAGACGGACGAGTCAACGACGACGTGCGAGCGCGCTACGCGCGCTTCGCGAAGGGCGGCGCCGGTCTCGTAGTGGTAGAGGCGATGGCGGTCCACTCGGCGAAGAGCGGTCCGCTGCTTCGCATCTCGGGCGACGAATTCTTGCCGGGCCTCAAGGATCTCGCGGGCGCATGCCACGACGCGGGGCCCGGCGCCGTCTTCCCGCAGATCATTCACTTCCTGAAGATCTCACGCTCCGGCTGGCGTCAGACCGTCGACACCCTCTCCTTGGAAGACCTGGACGCCATCGTCGAGGCCTACGGAGCGGCTGCGGCGCGGGCACGAACCGCGGGCTTCGACGGCGTTGAGCTTCACATGGCGCACGCGTACACGCTGAGCTCGTTTCTCTCGCGCATGAACCCGCGGCGCGACGCCTACGGAGGGTCGCTCGAGAATCGCATGCGCCTTCCGGTGCGGGTCCTCGAGCGCGTTCGCTCGGTGGTGGGCCACGACTTTCCCGTGGGCGTGCGCTTCGTCGGCGACGAGTGCATTCGCGGCGGCTATTCGACGCCCGATGCGCGCGTGATGGCCGTGCGCTTGGCGCGGGCCGGCGCCGACGTCATCTCGCTGTCGGCGGGCGGAAAGTTTGAGGACGCGCGCGTCATCGAAGGTGAGCCGCTTTATCCCTACACGGGCTATTCGGGCGATCGTTGCATGCCCGGCGCCGCGTATGCCGACGGCACGAACCTGCCTATCCCCGAGGCGGTGCGCGCGGCCCTTCGCGAGTCAGGGCTCGAAACGCCGGTCGTGGCGGCGGGGAAGATCGGAACGCGCGCGCTCGCCGACGCGGTGCTCGCGAAAGGGCAGGGTGATCTCGTGGGCATGGCCCGCGCGCTGCTCGCCGATCCCGATCTGCCGCGAAAGTGGCGCGACAACCGCGAGGACACCGTGGTGCGCTGCGTCTACGGCAATGTCTGCAAGACGCTCGACGAGAACTTTCGCCGCGTAGACTGCACGCTGTGGCCGAAGAAGCTTGGGCAAGCGCCCGAGAGCGACGACGTGGAGGCGCCCACGTGGCCTGTCGGCGCGGGGCTATCGTGCTCCGCCGAGAAGGGGCGGGTGCTCCTTCGCTGGCAGCCGGCGGCCGACAACCAGGCCGTCTACGGCTACGAGGTCCTGCGCGCCGAGGGCGACGGGATCTTGGTGCACTATGCATCGGTGCGCGGCGTCTCGCAGCGCTTCGAGGACGCGCGCGTGGCGGGAGGCGTGCCGTACCGCTACGCGGTGCGGCCGTACGATCTCGCGGGCAACCGCGGACCCATGAGCGCGACCGTGAGCGCCACCGTGCGCGACGGCGACGGTGACGGTCAGCCAGCGGGCGACGCGCGGGCCGTCGACGCTGCGTTGCTCGACGCGTGCACGGGCGATCGACGAGCGTAG
- a CDS encoding threonylcarbamoyl-AMP synthase: MPRVIRVDPEAPDASVIEEAAAILRAGGLVAMPTETVYGLAARALDARALAKIFEAKGRPATHPLIAHVADARGAAALARDWPDHATALASRFFPGPLTLVVSRADHVPLELTGGGATVAVRSPDHAVARALLAAVGEPLAAPSANRYQTPSPTSAAHVVRSLGERVDLVLDAGTTRHGIESTVVDLTSSPPRLLRPGALSVLELRTVLAELVVEESVVAGEGTRASPGMDARHYAPRARLGVLAPEQVWAAVELLRDEGARLVVLTRGAPPASVRGATVVAMPDDAVGYAAALFGALHDADAAGADVLLVEAVPDDDAWLAVRDRLRRAQA; the protein is encoded by the coding sequence ATGCCCCGCGTGATTCGCGTCGACCCCGAGGCGCCCGACGCCAGCGTCATCGAAGAGGCCGCCGCGATCCTTCGCGCCGGTGGCCTCGTCGCCATGCCCACCGAGACCGTTTACGGCCTCGCGGCCCGCGCGCTCGATGCCCGAGCCCTCGCGAAGATCTTCGAAGCGAAGGGGCGACCGGCCACGCACCCCCTCATTGCGCACGTCGCCGACGCGCGCGGTGCCGCGGCGCTGGCGCGTGACTGGCCCGACCACGCCACCGCGCTCGCGTCTCGCTTCTTCCCCGGTCCCTTGACGCTCGTCGTCTCGCGCGCCGACCACGTCCCGCTCGAGCTGACGGGAGGCGGCGCGACCGTGGCGGTTCGCTCGCCCGATCACGCCGTGGCGCGTGCGCTGCTCGCGGCTGTCGGCGAGCCGTTGGCGGCGCCGAGTGCCAATCGCTACCAAACGCCATCGCCAACCTCTGCGGCGCACGTTGTTCGTTCGCTCGGCGAGCGCGTCGACTTGGTGCTCGACGCAGGCACCACGCGGCACGGGATTGAATCGACCGTGGTGGACCTCACCTCATCGCCGCCGCGGCTCTTGCGCCCCGGCGCGCTCTCGGTCCTCGAACTGCGGACCGTGCTGGCCGAGCTCGTGGTCGAAGAGTCCGTTGTGGCCGGCGAGGGGACGCGTGCGTCTCCGGGCATGGACGCGCGGCACTACGCGCCGAGGGCGCGGCTCGGTGTGCTGGCGCCCGAACAGGTGTGGGCCGCCGTGGAGTTGCTTCGCGACGAGGGGGCTCGCCTCGTCGTCCTCACGCGCGGGGCGCCGCCGGCCTCCGTTCGCGGCGCCACCGTCGTGGCCATGCCCGACGACGCGGTTGGCTACGCAGCGGCACTTTTTGGCGCGCTCCACGACGCCGACGCGGCGGGCGCCGACGTGCTGCTCGTCGAAGCGGTGCCCGACGACGACGCCTGGCTCGCGGTCCGGGATCGGTTGCGGCGCGCCCAGGCGTAG
- a CDS encoding acyl-CoA dehydrogenase → MITLSTTDLPMFFSASHAELATTLAHSAAELRRQAPHREAVIPWLGGLGLLDHAVSGAHPDVRSLCLVREALGQASPFVDAIFAVQGLGAQALVRTPQFPHRNELLAEARQGRITLGFALTEPEAGSDVASLRTTARRDGDSWLLDGEKIFISNVGIADYFTVFARVEPAPSNGKAISAFWVPKDAPGLELLPIALSGGGDHPLGALRMKACRLSQGALIGEIGGGMRLALGTLDVFRTSVGAAAVGMARRALDESIAHVRKRVQFGKPLAEFQLTQAALADMATELDAARLLVYRAAWEKDQKDQAGGSQASKTSVAMAKMFATEAASRIIDRAVQLFGGSGVVASSVVAELLRDVRPLRIYEGTTEIQKLIIGGELVSQGG, encoded by the coding sequence ATGATCACGCTTTCAACGACCGACCTCCCCATGTTTTTCTCCGCGAGCCACGCAGAGCTCGCAACCACGCTTGCGCACTCGGCGGCCGAGCTTCGAAGGCAAGCGCCGCATCGCGAGGCGGTCATCCCTTGGCTCGGTGGCTTGGGGCTCCTCGATCACGCGGTGTCGGGGGCGCATCCCGACGTTCGGTCGTTGTGTCTCGTTCGTGAAGCGCTGGGGCAAGCGTCGCCGTTTGTTGATGCCATCTTTGCCGTGCAAGGACTCGGCGCGCAGGCGCTCGTGCGCACGCCGCAGTTTCCGCATCGGAACGAGCTCTTGGCGGAGGCGCGGCAGGGCCGCATCACGCTCGGCTTCGCGCTCACGGAGCCGGAGGCCGGCAGCGACGTCGCGTCGCTTCGCACGACGGCGCGCCGCGACGGCGACTCGTGGCTGTTGGACGGCGAGAAGATCTTCATCTCCAACGTCGGCATCGCGGACTACTTCACGGTCTTTGCCCGCGTGGAGCCGGCGCCGTCCAACGGAAAGGCCATCAGCGCGTTCTGGGTGCCGAAGGACGCTCCCGGCCTCGAGCTTCTGCCCATCGCGCTCTCCGGCGGCGGCGATCATCCACTCGGCGCGCTGCGCATGAAGGCGTGCCGGCTCTCGCAGGGTGCGCTCATCGGCGAGATCGGCGGCGGCATGCGCCTCGCGCTCGGCACGCTCGACGTGTTTCGTACGTCCGTTGGCGCCGCCGCCGTTGGCATGGCGCGCCGCGCCCTCGACGAATCCATCGCCCACGTGCGAAAGCGCGTTCAGTTCGGCAAGCCTCTGGCCGAGTTTCAACTCACGCAGGCTGCGCTGGCCGACATGGCGACGGAGCTCGATGCGGCGCGGCTGCTCGTCTACCGCGCCGCGTGGGAGAAGGATCAGAAAGATCAGGCCGGCGGCTCGCAGGCCTCGAAGACGTCGGTCGCCATGGCGAAGATGTTCGCCACGGAGGCCGCGTCCCGCATCATCGATCGGGCGGTGCAGCTCTTCGGCGGGAGCGGCGTCGTCGCGTCGAGCGTCGTTGCCGAGCTCTTGCGCGACGTGCGGCCCCTCCGCATCTACGAAGGCACGACCGAGATTCAAAAGCTCATCATCGGCGGCGAGCTGGTTTCGCAGGGCGGCTGA